In Ignavibacteriales bacterium, the following proteins share a genomic window:
- a CDS encoding STAS domain-containing protein gives MTIKEKMHGSIAVISLKGNLIGEPDTDNLRDKIYSLLQEGFSKVVVDMKGVRWISSSGLGTLIAALTSVRNKSGDLRLANITEKVESLFAITQLVKVFKTYETVDRAVASFK, from the coding sequence ATGACAATCAAAGAAAAAATGCATGGTTCCATTGCTGTGATTAGTTTAAAAGGAAACCTGATTGGTGAACCGGATACAGACAACTTGCGGGATAAAATCTACAGCCTTTTGCAAGAAGGTTTTAGCAAGGTTGTAGTGGATATGAAAGGAGTCCGGTGGATTAGCAGCTCCGGTTTGGGAACGCTTATTGCCGCATTAACATCCGTCCGCAACAAATCCGGTGATTTACGTCTGGCAAATATTACTGAAAAAGTAGAAAGTTTGTTTGCGATTACTCAATTAGTTAAAGTATTTAAGACATACGAAACGGTTGATCGCGCTGTCGCAAGTTTTAAATAA
- the mfd gene encoding transcription-repair coupling factor: MIEQIRKRITDSEPFRQLSAAMTSLQPGSPMQLQGISGSLIAFAAAHLFELRKTQVLLVAADRDRAEQLRDDCAIILGDEYVCSYVSGPAHAAMNLDMSAPIAQMETLRSLSRSERVLIVASAEALTTKLPSTKQFAERAVELEVSKEYPFEELIQKLTAMSFVKKDFIEEYGDFAVRGGILDIFPFVGDNPIRFEFWGDTVESIREFDVLSQRSIRELQTAQIVASLFHDDADSVAVSQIPDFANEKEMRVSVFDYLSSDALLFFDEPVLIEKEIEELQQEGYSNILNWKMIEENANGFVKFDHTTLQNSQSKIHIDFQSHPQPPIAGSIKRLIEQIRKYSSQGHTIYLACDTKEEGERLDGLIEEELTAPDESGVKGQKLETIRRELEENSQQWENVDKEGSQDEDTLYAIVQPQVSAPEAYPPLVENLPSPVTYQLLPEALHKGFIYFPANIAIFTEHEIFGRLKRRGTTTRKKFKGFTQKELQQLKRGDFVVHQDYGIGRFAGLQKIKLRGVEAEVMKLVYEENDALYVHLNFVDRVQKYSSQEGHTPKLSKLGGSDWDRLKSRARKKIKDIARDLIKLYARRKHEQGFTFASDTHWQKEMEASFLYEDTPDQATSTLDVKQDMEQPSPMDRLICGDVGFGKTEVAVRAAFKAVMNGKQVAVLVPTTILAHQHYHTFLDRIGRYSVRVESLTRFRPKNEQKEVLEGLTEGKVDILIGTHRLLSKDVAFKDLGLLIIDEEQRFGVASKEKLRQLRANVDTLTLTATPIPRTLQFSLMGARDLSLMNTPPRNRIPIQTEIAQFDLQLIHEVIMKELHRGGQVYFVHDRVQNIDLIRTMLEEQVPKARFHVAHGQMKGHELERAMMDFLEKKYDVLLCTKIIESGIDIPSVNTIIINRADRFGLAELYQLRGRVGRSNIQAYAYLLTPPLSVLPRVTLRRLQAIQEFTELGSGFNLAMRDLEIRGAGNLLGGEQSGFILEMGFEMYQRVVEEAVAELKEEEFNDLVEKKIGDGEKKKTETVIETDIEALIPDIYIEHDAERLDIYRRLYRCESLEDISMMRAELKDRFGEYPEEVEYLFQQIELKVIAAKIGFIKVELDGDVLVLHFPPPEEKTFYEDKDAPFQKIIEHIQELKPFHPRLNQDNKQLKLTARIKLIGNHKERLGAVRGFLEKLMLLSQPLVLPS, encoded by the coding sequence GTGATTGAACAAATTAGAAAACGAATTACCGATAGTGAGCCATTCCGGCAATTGTCAGCAGCGATGACGTCGCTTCAGCCGGGAAGTCCCATGCAATTGCAAGGCATCAGCGGCTCACTGATTGCATTTGCGGCGGCGCATCTCTTTGAATTGCGGAAAACACAGGTACTGCTTGTGGCAGCAGACAGAGACCGCGCAGAGCAACTCCGCGACGATTGCGCCATCATTCTTGGTGATGAGTACGTATGTTCGTACGTTTCAGGGCCGGCTCACGCTGCAATGAATCTTGATATGAGTGCACCCATTGCGCAAATGGAAACTCTTCGGTCGCTTTCGCGTTCCGAACGTGTGCTTATCGTTGCCTCCGCAGAAGCCTTGACAACAAAACTGCCGTCCACAAAGCAATTTGCCGAGCGTGCAGTCGAGTTAGAAGTCAGCAAAGAATATCCGTTTGAAGAATTGATACAGAAACTCACAGCTATGAGTTTTGTGAAAAAAGATTTCATAGAAGAATATGGCGATTTCGCAGTGCGAGGAGGAATTCTCGATATTTTTCCATTTGTTGGCGATAATCCAATCCGGTTCGAATTCTGGGGCGACACCGTGGAATCCATTCGAGAATTTGACGTGCTTTCTCAGCGTTCCATCCGCGAATTACAGACTGCACAGATAGTAGCAAGTCTCTTTCATGATGACGCTGATTCTGTAGCTGTATCACAGATACCAGATTTTGCAAATGAAAAAGAAATGCGCGTATCTGTATTTGACTATCTCTCAAGCGATGCGCTTCTTTTTTTTGATGAACCGGTGCTGATTGAAAAAGAAATTGAGGAACTGCAGCAAGAAGGATATTCGAATATTCTCAATTGGAAAATGATTGAAGAAAATGCAAATGGTTTCGTAAAATTTGATCATACTACACTTCAAAATTCCCAATCTAAAATTCATATAGATTTTCAGAGTCATCCGCAACCTCCAATTGCGGGGAGCATCAAGCGATTGATTGAACAGATTCGCAAGTATTCCAGCCAAGGTCATACGATCTATCTTGCCTGTGACACAAAGGAAGAAGGCGAACGTCTCGACGGATTAATTGAAGAGGAACTAACGGCACCGGATGAGTCAGGAGTCAAAGGTCAGAAATTAGAAACTATACGCCGGGAATTGGAAGAAAACTCTCAACAATGGGAGAACGTCGATAAAGAAGGAAGTCAGGATGAAGATACTCTTTACGCGATTGTCCAACCGCAAGTCTCTGCGCCGGAGGCGTATCCGCCTCTGGTGGAAAATCTCCCATCTCCCGTCACGTATCAACTTTTACCTGAGGCGCTTCATAAGGGTTTCATCTATTTCCCTGCAAATATCGCCATCTTCACCGAGCACGAAATTTTCGGCAGATTGAAACGGCGCGGTACGACAACACGGAAGAAGTTTAAAGGTTTTACGCAAAAGGAACTCCAGCAGCTCAAGCGCGGTGATTTTGTTGTGCATCAGGACTATGGTATCGGAAGGTTTGCGGGATTACAAAAGATAAAATTGCGCGGTGTCGAAGCGGAAGTGATGAAATTGGTATACGAAGAAAACGATGCTCTCTACGTTCACCTCAATTTCGTCGACCGCGTGCAAAAATACTCATCGCAGGAAGGACACACGCCAAAGCTCAGCAAACTTGGCGGTTCAGACTGGGATCGTCTCAAGTCGCGTGCGCGGAAGAAAATCAAGGATATTGCCCGCGATCTCATCAAGTTATATGCGCGGCGTAAACATGAGCAGGGTTTCACCTTTGCATCTGATACGCATTGGCAGAAAGAAATGGAAGCTTCGTTCCTCTATGAAGATACGCCCGATCAGGCAACGTCCACGCTCGACGTGAAGCAGGATATGGAACAGCCGTCGCCGATGGATCGTCTTATTTGCGGCGATGTTGGGTTTGGCAAAACGGAAGTTGCTGTACGCGCGGCGTTCAAAGCTGTGATGAATGGCAAACAGGTTGCCGTGCTTGTGCCGACAACGATTCTTGCGCACCAGCATTATCATACATTCCTCGATCGTATTGGACGGTATTCAGTGCGCGTCGAATCCCTCACACGATTTCGACCAAAGAACGAACAAAAGGAAGTGTTAGAAGGGCTCACAGAAGGGAAGGTCGATATTCTCATCGGTACACATCGATTACTCTCGAAGGATGTTGCGTTTAAAGATCTTGGTTTGCTCATTATCGACGAGGAACAGCGTTTCGGCGTAGCTTCAAAAGAAAAGCTGCGTCAGCTTCGCGCAAATGTCGATACATTAACATTAACTGCGACGCCGATCCCGCGCACACTACAATTTTCGCTGATGGGTGCGCGCGATTTGTCGCTCATGAATACTCCGCCTCGCAACCGTATTCCTATTCAAACAGAAATCGCACAATTTGATCTTCAACTGATTCACGAAGTTATTATGAAAGAATTGCATCGCGGCGGGCAGGTGTATTTCGTCCACGATCGCGTGCAGAACATTGACCTTATTCGAACAATGCTCGAAGAACAAGTACCAAAGGCACGCTTTCATGTTGCGCACGGACAGATGAAAGGGCATGAATTAGAACGAGCGATGATGGATTTCTTAGAGAAAAAGTACGATGTCTTATTGTGCACCAAGATTATCGAATCCGGTATAGACATTCCGAGTGTCAATACGATAATCATAAATCGTGCAGATCGATTTGGATTGGCGGAGTTGTACCAGTTGCGTGGGCGCGTTGGACGGTCAAACATTCAGGCGTACGCATACCTTCTTACACCGCCACTCTCCGTTCTGCCGCGTGTAACGTTGCGCCGTTTGCAGGCGATTCAGGAATTCACCGAGCTTGGATCCGGGTTCAATCTGGCAATGCGAGATTTGGAAATCCGCGGTGCCGGCAATTTGCTTGGCGGCGAACAATCCGGATTTATTTTAGAAATGGGATTTGAAATGTACCAACGCGTTGTGGAAGAAGCTGTTGCAGAATTGAAAGAGGAAGAATTTAACGATCTGGTAGAAAAGAAAATTGGAGATGGAGAAAAGAAAAAAACTGAGACAGTAATCGAAACCGATATCGAGGCACTCATTCCAGATATCTACATTGAACATGATGCAGAGCGATTGGATATTTACCGCCGTTTGTACAGGTGCGAATCGTTGGAAGATATCTCTATGATGCGCGCAGAATTGAAAGACAGATTCGGTGAATATCCGGAAGAAGTGGAATACTTGTTTCAGCAAATCGAGTTGAAAGTGATTGCAGCGAAAATAGGTTTTATCAAAGTAGAATTGGACGGTGATGTCCTTGTATTGCATTTTCCTCCGCCGGAAGAAAAAACTTTTTATGAAGATAAAGATGCACCATTCCAGAAAATTATTGAGCATATTCAGGAACTAAAACCGTTCCACCCACGCTTGAATCAAGACAACAAACAATTGAAATTAACCGCAAGAATTAAGCTCATTGGGAATCACAAAGAACGATTAGGTGCAGTAAGAGGTTTTTTAGAAAAATTAATGTTATTGTCACAGCCGCTGGTATTACCCTCATAG
- a CDS encoding protein kinase codes for MNSRATTIRTIVLSIATAACLLNGCIGKDESAAVHVPSPNHSGGWFRQAVVDLGAHIQMLTPVSGFASSRGRGPEVPGRMYRFTNGKWDPILTYPYSDSPLISAADTTTVFLVHHLVHSGNCRPVLEEWRSGTVKEIPLPKVMWDQTDYVMFKSLSQLPNKRMWMVGQQGHILALDDDHWKKSPSPLIHDERTNAYEGDLNDVCMLSSLSGWAVGRDGVILQCVQGQWKRFNSPTQNDLFKISLPDERHGWIVGDKGTLLEFDGNAWHSVPLGTQQLLTSVRAVDSTHVWIVGPGSTLLVYNGKTWMTDESIKTYDDTFSDVDATYDSSGTFHVWVIGDRGIYTNSQSLEFSFTDITLQAALRRTGRSGIFFNRTGGNCPDLLILGDGGPSLLFRNNGQNVYSDATLESGFESVASEWQAMAIGDVNNDGSLDILELGSSLKYHLFLGTEGGRFRNSTDRTRVQIQENVSGSGSAVRLVDFDNDGNLDAYTSNEDGSDMLFRNDGTGKFVNVFLSSGITKLLKHRSFGATFGDFNNDGLVDIVIPYYVGEDGRFIDCFLNDGNFKFHASPNSTFVSKENPAPTVCIAADFNNDGNLDLLVHNQGSLPWLLLNDGHAHFRRLSSEVGFSAPIFQPDPTNGTIAAGDVNNDGWIDVFIASKLFLNQHCERFIEVSEQTGIQFTGHPSFADIDNDGDLDLFIGSSERSLGKGDRTALFRNNLNDNNFIKVHILGDRSNRAAIGAKVFVEDPLQPSIRQLRVVGIGSNPMVPQDVSEVHFGVQPGRRYTLRVIFPSGIEQTKEEVLAGSRLDFIESSIIPRVAILTSKSIGRTLKMIDLPVELVKFAAVIALVLLMVGGGIKVGAGKFTRRWYFPLAGLVAYFVLLHFTIIDGQFFSTAVSFGVLLIGGGVSVGAARVIIRRHEAQYVSHYKLLGLLGQGGMGRVFKAIDINTKQTVALKVLNPEIVKDTENKKRLLSEGQLLNSFSHPHIVHVLEVADTSTGGFIAMEFLAGGTLKQTLERLHPLPLAEIKRVLLQVCNGLSEVHRHGIVHRDLKTGNIMFDSSGIIRIMDFGLSKSPLVTTMTSLGTVLGTLGYVAPEQITNQSVDQRTDIFSLGVIISELLTNTLPFKGENEIALIHSIFNVVPPPPSTLRPDVTSAWDSIVARCLAKNPHERYGSAEEVRTAIEETVLT; via the coding sequence ATGAACAGCCGTGCAACCACCATACGAACCATTGTTCTATCCATTGCAACTGCCGCTTGCTTGTTAAACGGGTGCATTGGTAAAGACGAATCGGCGGCAGTACATGTTCCTTCTCCGAACCATTCCGGAGGATGGTTTCGCCAGGCAGTTGTTGATCTGGGCGCTCACATTCAGATGCTAACACCTGTATCGGGCTTTGCGTCATCGCGCGGACGAGGCCCAGAAGTACCTGGACGTATGTATCGTTTCACCAACGGTAAATGGGATCCCATTCTTACCTATCCGTACTCTGATTCTCCTCTCATCTCTGCCGCAGACACAACAACGGTTTTTCTTGTTCATCACCTTGTTCATTCTGGTAACTGCCGCCCTGTTCTCGAGGAATGGCGGAGCGGCACCGTAAAAGAAATCCCTCTTCCGAAAGTGATGTGGGATCAAACCGATTATGTAATGTTTAAAAGTCTCTCGCAACTGCCTAACAAGCGTATGTGGATGGTAGGTCAACAGGGACATATTCTTGCACTTGACGACGATCATTGGAAAAAATCGCCAAGCCCGCTGATTCATGATGAACGTACGAATGCATACGAAGGAGACCTTAATGACGTCTGTATGCTTTCGTCCTTATCCGGCTGGGCTGTGGGACGCGATGGTGTCATCCTGCAATGCGTTCAAGGACAGTGGAAGCGTTTCAACTCTCCGACACAGAACGATCTTTTCAAAATCAGTCTGCCGGATGAGCGCCACGGATGGATAGTTGGAGATAAAGGAACCCTATTGGAATTCGACGGCAATGCATGGCATTCCGTCCCGCTCGGTACGCAACAGTTATTGACATCGGTGAGGGCAGTTGATTCGACACACGTTTGGATCGTGGGACCCGGCTCGACACTTCTTGTGTACAATGGAAAGACATGGATGACCGATGAATCTATTAAAACTTACGATGATACTTTTTCCGACGTGGACGCTACCTATGATTCTTCCGGTACGTTTCATGTTTGGGTCATTGGCGATAGGGGAATATATACAAATTCACAATCGCTCGAATTCTCGTTCACAGACATTACTTTACAAGCTGCGCTGAGACGCACCGGGAGATCCGGTATTTTCTTCAATCGAACAGGAGGTAATTGTCCCGACTTGCTTATACTCGGAGACGGCGGTCCAAGTCTCCTCTTTCGTAACAACGGACAAAATGTGTACTCAGATGCGACTCTGGAATCCGGTTTTGAAAGCGTTGCTAGTGAATGGCAGGCAATGGCCATTGGGGATGTAAACAACGACGGTTCACTCGACATTTTGGAACTTGGCAGCAGCCTGAAGTACCATCTGTTCCTCGGAACTGAAGGCGGACGATTTCGCAACAGTACCGATCGAACGAGGGTCCAAATTCAAGAGAATGTCTCAGGTTCCGGCAGCGCTGTACGACTCGTCGACTTTGATAATGACGGCAACCTCGACGCATATACTTCCAATGAGGACGGCAGTGATATGTTGTTCCGTAACGACGGCACAGGAAAATTTGTGAATGTCTTTCTTTCATCCGGGATTACAAAATTACTGAAACATCGTTCGTTCGGCGCAACGTTCGGCGATTTCAACAACGACGGCCTAGTCGATATCGTTATCCCCTATTACGTAGGTGAGGATGGGAGATTTATCGATTGTTTTCTGAATGACGGCAACTTCAAATTTCACGCTTCTCCTAATTCTACCTTTGTCTCAAAAGAAAATCCCGCTCCAACTGTGTGTATTGCAGCCGACTTCAATAACGATGGCAACCTCGATCTTCTTGTCCATAATCAAGGTTCATTGCCGTGGCTGCTGCTCAATGATGGTCACGCGCATTTCCGCAGACTTTCTTCAGAGGTCGGTTTTTCCGCTCCGATCTTCCAGCCCGACCCGACAAACGGAACTATTGCAGCAGGCGATGTGAACAATGATGGCTGGATCGATGTTTTTATTGCTTCAAAATTATTCCTGAACCAGCATTGCGAACGATTCATTGAAGTATCCGAACAAACCGGTATTCAATTCACCGGTCACCCTTCATTCGCAGATATCGATAATGACGGCGACCTTGATCTCTTTATCGGCAGTTCAGAGCGGTCTCTTGGCAAGGGCGATCGAACAGCACTTTTCCGAAATAATTTAAACGACAATAATTTCATCAAAGTTCATATCCTTGGCGATAGGAGCAATCGAGCGGCCATAGGCGCCAAGGTATTTGTCGAAGATCCGTTGCAGCCTTCCATTCGGCAGCTTCGTGTTGTCGGCATTGGTTCTAATCCGATGGTGCCGCAGGATGTTTCCGAAGTGCATTTCGGTGTTCAGCCGGGAAGGCGGTACACTCTACGAGTGATTTTTCCTTCAGGCATAGAACAAACGAAAGAAGAAGTACTTGCCGGAAGCCGATTAGACTTTATCGAATCATCTATCATTCCACGAGTCGCAATCCTTACATCAAAATCTATCGGCCGAACTCTGAAGATGATAGACTTGCCTGTAGAACTGGTAAAATTTGCGGCTGTCATAGCCCTGGTCCTGTTGATGGTTGGCGGTGGAATAAAAGTCGGTGCGGGGAAATTCACGCGCCGCTGGTATTTCCCGCTTGCCGGTCTTGTTGCGTATTTCGTCCTTCTTCATTTCACTATCATAGACGGCCAATTCTTTTCGACGGCTGTCTCATTCGGCGTGCTTCTCATTGGAGGAGGAGTATCGGTGGGTGCTGCCCGGGTGATTATTCGAAGACATGAAGCTCAGTATGTATCACACTACAAATTGCTCGGTTTGCTCGGCCAGGGCGGGATGGGACGTGTCTTCAAAGCCATAGACATCAACACAAAACAGACGGTGGCTCTCAAGGTTCTCAATCCTGAAATTGTCAAGGACACGGAGAACAAAAAACGACTGCTGAGCGAAGGACAACTGCTGAACTCTTTTTCGCATCCGCACATTGTCCATGTACTGGAAGTGGCAGATACCAGTACGGGCGGATTTATCGCAATGGAATTTCTCGCCGGCGGAACTCTCAAACAAACGCTGGAGCGCTTGCATCCGCTGCCGCTGGCGGAGATAAAACGCGTGCTTCTACAAGTGTGCAATGGGTTATCGGAAGTACACAGGCACGGAATCGTTCATCGCGATTTGAAGACAGGCAACATCATGTTTGATTCCAGTGGAATCATAAGGATTATGGATTTCGGATTATCAAAGTCGCCGTTGGTGACAACGATGACTTCGCTCGGCACAGTGCTTGGCACACTCGGTTATGTCGCACCCGAACAAATCACGAATCAAAGTGTCGATCAGCGTACCGACATTTTTTCTCTCGGTGTCATCATCAGCGAACTCCTGACCAATACTCTGCCGTTCAAAGGTGAGAATGAGATCGCGCTTATACATTCCATTTTCAATGTTGTTCCGCCGCCGCCTTCTACTCTCCGGCCGGATGTGACGTCTGCATGGGATTCGATTGTGGCAAGATGCCTGGCGAAGAATCCACATGAACGATATGGCTCAGCAGAGGAAGTAAGAACAGCGATAGAAGAAACGGTGCTAACCTGA
- a CDS encoding sigma-54-dependent Fis family transcriptional regulator gives MASTIEIQQRLQKLIGDSMSTLSAGFMDLSAQLKVPETLTDASRKVDKLFHIVLDSSRLLTAEINTLVDHLEKTDRQYERLNEERRRLEVLYASGILFSSETEMRSLMEKAIDTVVKELSADAGFIVLVNNNDEVDSIFSRNMDPENEPEAKEMSMTVIRTTISQSKPTHLSEESDETFAKQQSVIRLGITAALCVPLISKGRVLGTVYLDRRNREKPFIENDLIFLLSFAKQIVRGLEVSLEISSLEKRLILEASMKFEDLRKEFKCENIIGSSKKLFELLKLASKIAPTDASVVLLGENGTGKDLLATAIHQNSRRASKPFVIINCSAIPADLLESELFGYESGAFTGATRSKPGKLELADGGTVFFDEIGEMSVNLQAKLLRVLQTKELERLGSVQTKKVDIRILAATNRNIQEMISAGSFREDLYYRLKIFELTVPPLRERREDIIDLAEYFLTKYAGPEQSFTISEESIDVLEQYSWPGNVRELENVIQRALVLVKTNEIQPLDLPPELLAQQADGPSIKLGKSLLDAETEFRRWFIIKTLRKAKSNTEAAQMLGINRTHFYKLLSQLDIQP, from the coding sequence ATGGCTTCAACAATAGAAATTCAACAACGGCTGCAGAAACTCATTGGCGACTCGATGAGCACGCTCTCGGCTGGCTTTATGGATCTCAGCGCACAGTTGAAGGTACCTGAAACCCTTACCGATGCCTCCCGCAAAGTAGACAAATTATTCCACATAGTGTTAGACTCCAGCCGTTTGTTAACAGCAGAAATAAACACGCTCGTTGATCATCTGGAAAAAACGGACCGACAGTACGAGCGTCTGAACGAAGAAAGGCGAAGGCTTGAAGTATTGTACGCCTCCGGCATTCTTTTTTCGTCCGAGACAGAAATGAGGTCGTTGATGGAGAAAGCCATCGACACCGTTGTCAAGGAACTCTCTGCCGACGCAGGATTCATTGTTCTTGTGAATAACAACGATGAAGTTGATTCAATCTTCTCCCGCAATATGGATCCGGAGAACGAACCAGAAGCGAAGGAGATGAGTATGACCGTTATCCGCACAACAATTTCGCAGTCAAAACCGACACATCTGTCCGAAGAATCAGATGAGACTTTTGCGAAACAGCAGAGTGTTATCCGGCTCGGTATTACTGCGGCGCTGTGTGTACCGTTGATCTCTAAGGGACGCGTGCTTGGCACAGTATATCTCGACCGTCGAAACAGGGAGAAGCCGTTCATTGAAAACGATCTTATTTTTCTCCTGTCCTTCGCAAAGCAAATTGTGCGCGGCCTTGAAGTCTCGCTGGAAATATCATCGTTGGAGAAGAGACTTATTCTCGAAGCTTCGATGAAATTTGAAGACCTGCGGAAAGAGTTCAAGTGCGAGAACATCATCGGCTCCAGCAAGAAACTCTTTGAATTGCTCAAACTCGCTTCAAAGATTGCTCCAACGGATGCCTCCGTAGTACTGCTGGGCGAGAATGGCACAGGCAAAGATTTGCTGGCAACAGCAATTCATCAAAACAGCCGGCGTGCCAGTAAGCCGTTCGTGATTATTAACTGCAGTGCAATTCCAGCCGATTTACTGGAGTCGGAGTTATTCGGATACGAAAGCGGCGCATTCACCGGGGCAACGAGATCAAAACCCGGCAAACTCGAACTCGCCGACGGCGGAACTGTCTTCTTTGATGAGATCGGCGAGATGAGTGTAAACCTGCAGGCGAAACTCCTCCGTGTTCTTCAAACGAAAGAACTGGAACGCCTCGGCAGCGTCCAGACAAAAAAAGTGGATATACGTATTCTGGCGGCGACGAATCGGAACATCCAGGAAATGATCAGTGCCGGTTCGTTCCGTGAAGATTTATACTATAGATTAAAAATATTCGAATTGACCGTTCCACCGCTGCGTGAACGTCGGGAAGATATTATCGATCTTGCGGAGTATTTCTTAACAAAGTACGCTGGGCCGGAACAATCATTTACCATATCAGAAGAATCGATCGATGTTCTGGAACAGTACTCATGGCCCGGCAACGTGCGCGAGCTGGAAAATGTAATTCAACGTGCTCTTGTTCTCGTAAAAACAAATGAGATTCAGCCATTGGACCTGCCTCCGGAACTGCTCGCTCAACAAGCTGATGGACCGTCCATAAAACTTGGGAAGAGCCTTTTGGATGCTGAGACAGAGTTCCGTCGTTGGTTTATCATCAAGACTTTGCGAAAAGCCAAATCGAATACCGAGGCAGCACAAATGCTCGGCATCAATCGAACACATTTTTACAAACTGCTCTCGCAACTCGATATTCAACCATAA
- the typA gene encoding translational GTPase TypA — protein sequence MQEVTHIRNIAIIAHVDHGKTTLVDFMLRQTGTFRANQDMGTRVMDSNDLERERGITILAKNTAVLYKEPKTGEIYKINIVDTPGHSDFAGEVERTLKMVDGVLLLVDAAEGPLPGTKFVLKKSLDLNLLPIVVINKIDRKDARAHQVLDEVFELFLSLGAHDQQLDFPTIYSIAKQGIAKNELEDVGTDLEPLFEAIIKYVPSPSGDTQGPFQMLVTTIDYNDYLGRLGIGRVSRGKIRLGSPMKIVHRDGIVEDARVTKIYTFQGLKRTEVDEAGTGEIIAVAGMEDVDIGETIADASDPTPLSFVAIEEPTLSMNFIVNNSPFAGLDGKYVTTRHLGDRLARELRSNVSLRVELTDSPDVFKVSGRGELHLGILIETMRREGYEFQVSRPEVILKRIADVTCEPIEHVIIDVPDEHVGVVIENLGKRKGEMRQMMQSQGNTRLEFLAPSRGLIGFRSELMTQTKGTGIMHHIFHGYEPFKGELSHRTRGALIVMEEGESVAYGMWKLQERSTFFIEPGMRVYAGMIVGENSREYDMVVNVCKTKQLTNMRASGSDEAVRLEPPRNLTLEQAIEWIGEDEYVEVTPKSMRLRKKYLDHNERNRMSKKKAETIED from the coding sequence ATGCAAGAAGTCACACATATACGAAACATCGCAATCATCGCGCATGTTGATCACGGCAAAACAACACTTGTAGATTTTATGCTTCGGCAAACAGGAACCTTCCGTGCCAACCAGGATATGGGCACGCGTGTCATGGATTCCAACGATTTAGAACGCGAACGCGGCATTACAATTTTAGCAAAGAATACTGCCGTACTGTATAAAGAGCCCAAAACCGGTGAAATCTATAAAATTAATATTGTGGATACGCCCGGTCACTCCGATTTTGCCGGTGAAGTAGAACGAACATTAAAAATGGTTGATGGCGTTCTCTTGTTGGTGGATGCCGCCGAAGGTCCGTTGCCCGGAACAAAGTTCGTTCTTAAAAAATCGCTCGATCTCAACCTGCTTCCTATCGTCGTTATAAACAAAATTGACCGCAAGGATGCACGAGCACATCAAGTGTTAGATGAAGTATTCGAACTGTTCCTGTCACTCGGCGCACACGATCAACAATTAGATTTTCCGACGATTTATAGCATTGCAAAGCAGGGAATCGCAAAAAACGAATTAGAAGATGTAGGCACAGATCTTGAACCGCTCTTTGAAGCAATTATAAAATATGTCCCATCGCCCAGCGGCGATACGCAAGGACCGTTCCAGATGCTGGTAACAACCATCGATTACAACGACTATTTAGGTCGACTTGGAATTGGAAGGGTTTCGCGCGGAAAAATTCGGCTTGGTTCTCCAATGAAAATTGTTCACCGCGATGGAATAGTGGAAGATGCGCGTGTAACAAAAATTTATACTTTTCAGGGATTGAAACGTACTGAAGTTGATGAAGCCGGAACAGGCGAAATCATAGCCGTTGCCGGTATGGAAGATGTCGATATCGGAGAGACGATTGCCGATGCTTCCGATCCGACGCCGCTGTCTTTTGTTGCTATTGAAGAACCGACGCTTTCAATGAATTTTATAGTCAACAACTCACCTTTTGCCGGGTTGGATGGCAAGTATGTCACAACGCGTCATCTTGGCGATCGCCTGGCGAGAGAACTTCGTTCCAACGTCAGCTTGCGCGTGGAATTGACAGACTCACCGGATGTATTCAAAGTGAGCGGCAGAGGTGAACTGCATCTCGGTATTCTTATCGAAACTATGCGGCGTGAAGGATATGAATTTCAGGTCTCGCGCCCTGAAGTAATACTCAAACGTATTGCTGATGTCACTTGCGAACCAATCGAGCACGTCATCATCGATGTACCCGATGAACACGTCGGTGTAGTGATAGAAAATCTTGGAAAACGTAAAGGCGAAATGCGGCAAATGATGCAGAGCCAGGGTAACACGCGATTGGAATTTCTTGCGCCTTCACGCGGACTGATTGGATTCCGTTCGGAATTAATGACGCAAACCAAAGGTACCGGTATTATGCATCATATTTTTCACGGTTACGAACCGTTCAAAGGCGAGCTGTCCCATCGAACACGCGGCGCATTGATTGTCATGGAAGAGGGTGAATCGGTCGCGTACGGTATGTGGAAGTTGCAAGAACGCTCTACGTTCTTCATCGAACCTGGTATGCGTGTTTATGCCGGCATGATTGTGGGTGAAAATTCCCGCGAGTACGATATGGTGGTCAATGTCTGCAAGACAAAACAATTGACCAATATGCGTGCTTCCGGCTCGGACGAAGCCGTTCGTCTGGAACCGCCGCGGAATCTCACACTGGAACAGGCAATCGAATGGATTGGCGAAGATGAATACGTGGAAGTGACGCCCAAGTCTATGCGTCTGCGTAAAAAATATCTCGATCATAACGAACGCAATCGCATGTCCAAGAAAAAAGCAGAAACAATAGAAGATTGA